In Marinimicrobium koreense, the following are encoded in one genomic region:
- the yrfG gene encoding GMP/IMP nucleotidase: MINWQEIDTVLLDMDGTLLDLHFDNYFWLNHLPKRYAEIHGLDQAAATEFLMERIEARQGTLEWYCLEHWSRSLSLDIRGLKEEVRHKIQIRPHVETFLTRLQEHGKRRVLVTNAHPLSLSLKLEETAIDRWLDGIISSHELNEPKESQAFWDRLKEREPFDPERTLFVDDTPRVLASARDYGIRHLLCIHQPDSQNERLVEDYPAIHHFDEITPPERPKSA; encoded by the coding sequence ATGATCAACTGGCAAGAGATCGACACCGTGTTGCTCGATATGGATGGTACCCTGTTGGACCTCCATTTCGACAACTATTTTTGGCTGAATCACCTCCCCAAGCGCTACGCGGAAATCCACGGGCTGGATCAGGCGGCGGCGACCGAATTCCTGATGGAGCGCATTGAGGCGCGCCAGGGCACCCTGGAGTGGTACTGCCTGGAGCACTGGTCCCGTTCCCTGTCCCTGGATATCCGGGGCCTGAAAGAGGAAGTGCGCCACAAGATCCAGATTCGTCCCCACGTGGAAACCTTCCTGACTCGCCTGCAGGAGCACGGCAAGCGCCGGGTGCTGGTGACCAACGCACATCCGCTGAGCCTGTCCCTGAAACTGGAAGAGACCGCCATCGACCGCTGGCTGGATGGTATCATCTCATCCCACGAGCTGAATGAGCCCAAAGAGTCCCAGGCCTTCTGGGATCGGCTGAAGGAGCGAGAGCCCTTCGACCCGGAGCGGACCCTGTTTGTGGACGACACCCCGCGAGTACTGGCCTCGGCCCGGGACTACGGTATCCGCCACCTGCTGTGTATTCATCAGCCGGACAGCCAGAATGAGCGCCTGGTGGAAGATTACCCGGCCATTCACCATTTTGATGAAATTACGCCCCCGGAACGACCGAAAAGCGCATGA
- the nudE gene encoding ADP compounds hydrolase NudE: MPRKPEILKRHTVARSRLFRADELLLRFSNGEERVYEKLCAGGPGAVLMVPILDDGRVVMIREYAAGIDDYHLALPKGAVDRGEEILDAANRELKEETGYGARDLRFLKRMHLSPAYMEHGINVILARGLYPESLEGDEPEPIEVVPVAFDDLLELVIQDEVCEGRSIAALFYAKAWLEKHG; encoded by the coding sequence ATGCCCAGAAAACCCGAGATATTAAAGCGCCACACCGTCGCCCGCAGCCGCCTCTTCCGCGCCGATGAGCTGCTGCTACGCTTCAGCAATGGCGAGGAACGCGTGTACGAAAAGCTCTGTGCGGGCGGCCCCGGAGCGGTGCTGATGGTGCCCATTCTGGACGACGGCCGGGTCGTGATGATCCGGGAGTACGCCGCCGGCATCGATGACTATCACCTGGCGCTGCCCAAGGGCGCCGTGGACCGGGGCGAGGAGATTCTGGATGCCGCCAACCGGGAGTTGAAAGAGGAAACCGGCTATGGCGCCCGGGATCTGCGTTTTCTCAAGCGGATGCACCTCTCGCCCGCCTATATGGAGCACGGCATCAACGTGATTCTCGCCCGGGGTCTGTACCCGGAATCACTTGAGGGAGACGAGCCGGAGCCGATTGAAGTGGTTCCGGTGGCGTTCGACGACCTGCTGGAGCTGGTCATCCAGGATGAAGTGTGCGAAGGCCGCTCGATCGCCGCGTTGTTTTACGCCAAAGCCTGGCTCGAAAAACACGGCTGA
- a CDS encoding YbjQ family protein gives MLVTNLEIVPGRKVKDHLGLVQGSTVRAKHVGRDIAASFKNVFGGELKGYTELLNDSRQEAIERMKAQAESIGANAVLNVRFSTSSVAQGAAELFVYGSAVVLED, from the coding sequence ATGCTGGTTACCAATCTCGAGATCGTACCGGGCCGTAAAGTCAAAGATCATCTGGGCCTGGTTCAGGGCAGCACCGTGCGCGCCAAGCACGTCGGTCGTGACATCGCTGCCTCGTTCAAGAACGTCTTTGGTGGCGAACTCAAAGGTTACACGGAACTCCTCAACGACTCCCGCCAGGAAGCCATTGAGCGGATGAAAGCCCAGGCAGAATCCATTGGCGCCAACGCCGTACTCAATGTGCGTTTCTCCACCAGTTCCGTCGCCCAGGGCGCCGCCGAGTTGTTTGTCTACGGCAGCGCCGTGGTGCTTGAGGACTGA
- a CDS encoding YbjQ family protein has product MNTLMSLQLLGPLIFGLVLLATGFVSGRILERRHYQRIIEAETRPGQVMVFSERLPPPELTPPQTQLVMGSVVVSVDYFKRFIAALRLLVGGRLNSYESLIDRARREALLRLREEAAALGADRVFNIKFETAAIAGRGRENSVGSLEVLAYGTALIPPR; this is encoded by the coding sequence ATGAACACACTCATGTCGCTGCAGTTGCTCGGGCCGCTGATATTCGGCCTTGTGCTTCTGGCAACCGGTTTTGTCTCCGGTCGCATTCTCGAGCGTCGCCACTACCAGCGTATTATCGAAGCCGAAACACGCCCCGGCCAGGTCATGGTCTTTTCCGAACGCCTACCACCCCCGGAACTGACCCCACCGCAAACCCAACTGGTCATGGGCTCCGTCGTCGTATCAGTGGACTACTTCAAACGCTTTATCGCCGCCCTGCGGTTGCTGGTGGGTGGTCGCCTGAACAGCTACGAATCCCTGATCGACCGGGCACGTCGTGAAGCACTGCTGCGACTGCGCGAGGAAGCCGCCGCACTGGGCGCCGACCGGGTGTTCAATATCAAATTTGAAACCGCCGCCATCGCCGGCCGAGGCCGGGAAAATAGCGTCGGCTCACTGGAAGTACTCGCCTACGGCACGGCACTGATTCCACCGCGCTGA
- a CDS encoding M48 family metallopeptidase, producing MGYQNRQPPEGINYEPQGWQRDFILLVLGFAAGLALLTWLVILVLGWSARWIPFSWEQSLSDSLNEQLEPTERTEYLQTLADELARAGGLNPKLNVVVHHQEQETVNAFATLGGHIIVLDGLLDEVDSEQGLAFVLAHEIAHIHYRHPLQNAARQTGLGLISALIFGRGDLNWLAGSGGQLAMLDYSRKMEREADAWALEALHNHYGHVAGADSLFRWLAEQQQAGALPEWLSTHPDTEARLERLEQLSNARGYRTDGTLTTIPSVAP from the coding sequence ATGGGTTATCAGAACCGACAGCCTCCAGAGGGCATCAACTACGAACCCCAGGGTTGGCAGCGGGATTTCATCCTCCTGGTGCTGGGCTTTGCCGCCGGCCTGGCACTGCTGACCTGGCTGGTCATTCTGGTGTTGGGCTGGAGCGCCCGCTGGATTCCCTTCTCCTGGGAGCAGTCGCTCAGCGACTCCCTGAATGAACAGCTCGAACCGACCGAACGCACCGAATACCTGCAAACACTGGCGGACGAACTGGCTCGGGCCGGCGGACTCAACCCGAAGCTGAATGTTGTGGTTCATCACCAGGAGCAGGAAACCGTCAACGCGTTTGCCACGCTCGGTGGCCACATTATTGTGCTGGACGGATTGCTTGACGAAGTAGACAGCGAACAGGGCCTCGCCTTTGTGCTCGCGCACGAAATTGCCCACATCCACTATCGACACCCGCTGCAGAATGCTGCCCGACAGACCGGACTCGGACTGATCAGCGCACTGATTTTCGGGCGGGGTGACCTGAACTGGCTCGCCGGCTCCGGTGGCCAACTTGCGATGCTGGACTACTCCCGAAAGATGGAGCGCGAAGCCGATGCCTGGGCCCTGGAAGCGCTGCACAACCACTATGGCCACGTGGCCGGTGCAGACTCACTGTTCCGCTGGCTGGCCGAACAACAGCAAGCCGGCGCCCTACCCGAGTGGCTGTCCACCCACCCGGACACCGAGGCACGATTGGAGCGCCTTGAGCAACTATCCAACGCCCGTGGTTACCGGACCGACGGCACGCTAACAACCATTCCCAGCGTCGCTCCATAA
- a CDS encoding phosphate-starvation-inducible PsiE family protein, translating into MDFPDPFFRGLHGIIRVAIRVLAVLMVLVILWGVGDVIYIIYERLLTPPYLLLNINDIFYTFGAFMAVLIAVEIFINIRLYLGTNVFPVQLVVATALMAIARKVIVLDFETLTPMYLIGIAATTLALGVTYWLLRQGSQYHDWDD; encoded by the coding sequence ATGGATTTTCCGGACCCCTTTTTCCGTGGGCTTCACGGAATCATCCGCGTTGCTATTCGAGTGTTGGCGGTGCTGATGGTGCTTGTCATTCTCTGGGGCGTCGGTGATGTTATCTACATCATCTACGAACGATTACTGACTCCGCCGTATCTATTACTCAATATCAACGATATTTTCTATACCTTCGGGGCTTTTATGGCGGTGCTGATTGCGGTCGAGATATTCATCAATATCCGGCTGTACCTCGGCACCAACGTATTCCCGGTCCAGTTGGTGGTCGCCACCGCACTGATGGCAATCGCTCGAAAGGTCATCGTGCTGGATTTCGAAACCCTGACCCCGATGTACCTGATTGGCATTGCGGCGACGACACTAGCCTTAGGCGTTACCTATTGGCTGCTACGGCAAGGGAGTCAGTACCATGATTGGGACGACTGA
- a CDS encoding ABC transporter ATP-binding protein translates to MSDTPEEVLRLDGLRKSYNVGQPNEVEVLHGLDLTIGRNDFAALIGPSGSGKSTLLNVIGLLDRPTRGELYLLGQATSGMDDSGRTALRGSSIGFVFQFHHLINAFTAIDNVLMPLMLTHGKPDQQAREKALELLAAVGLEKYANTKPNQLSGGQQQRIAIARALITEPALLLADEPTGNLDTQTAAEVFELFRKVHRDRGCAVLLVTHDPRLSATCDRTINLVDGRIVSDTVNEPG, encoded by the coding sequence ATGTCTGATACGCCCGAGGAAGTGCTTCGGCTCGACGGGCTCAGGAAGTCCTACAATGTCGGTCAGCCCAATGAAGTGGAAGTGTTGCACGGCCTGGATCTGACCATTGGCCGCAACGATTTTGCCGCGCTGATTGGTCCCTCGGGGTCGGGCAAAAGTACCTTGCTGAATGTGATTGGTTTACTGGACCGCCCCACCCGTGGTGAGCTGTATCTGCTCGGACAGGCCACCAGTGGAATGGACGACTCCGGCCGGACGGCTCTGCGCGGTTCCAGCATCGGGTTTGTATTTCAGTTCCATCACCTGATCAATGCGTTTACGGCCATCGACAATGTCCTGATGCCCCTGATGCTGACCCACGGCAAGCCCGACCAACAGGCTCGGGAGAAAGCGCTGGAGCTTCTGGCCGCCGTGGGGCTGGAGAAATACGCCAATACCAAGCCCAACCAACTCTCCGGCGGCCAGCAACAGCGGATCGCCATCGCCCGGGCGTTGATTACCGAACCGGCGTTGCTGTTGGCCGATGAGCCGACCGGCAACCTCGATACCCAAACCGCCGCCGAAGTGTTTGAACTGTTCCGCAAGGTCCATCGCGACCGCGGCTGCGCGGTCCTGCTGGTCACCCACGACCCCCGGCTGTCCGCCACCTGCGATCGCACGATTAATCTGGTGGATGGTCGTATTGTCAGCGATACTGTCAATGAACCGGGATGA
- a CDS encoding ABC transporter permease, producing the protein MVRPKRLWTEWTLAIGFLREGRTQSLMIAIGVAVGVAVIVFITALIQGLQSNTIERTLGTQAHIRLLAPEEVNRVHPASPGTLQLVLEDKRPQRLRSINNWQEITATLDQLPGLSAVSPVVSGPAFVRRGEALESVALVGIDAERYQRIIPLDDYMVAGELRVGADDVLIGARLAEDLGVGQGQKLRLESGEQNGAVVNISGIFELGVRELDERYVYMDLKQAQSLLDLPGGVTVIDLTVPDIFTADQVADRVQRLIGLDAQSWIETNAQLMNALTAQSLSTNMIIVFVAISVAFGIASVLSVSVVQRTREIGILRATGATRAQILRVFLIQGAVLGMLGSVMGIAASYGLVWVFNTFGPGLFYIPVPPGLVAATLLLATLTGVLAAAVPSRRAARLDPVEAIRYV; encoded by the coding sequence ATGGTCCGGCCGAAACGTTTATGGACAGAGTGGACCCTCGCCATCGGCTTTTTGCGCGAGGGGCGCACGCAATCGCTGATGATTGCCATCGGCGTGGCCGTGGGTGTGGCGGTGATCGTATTTATCACCGCGCTGATTCAGGGTCTGCAGAGCAACACCATTGAGCGCACTCTGGGCACCCAGGCCCATATCCGGCTGCTGGCGCCGGAGGAAGTCAATCGGGTGCATCCGGCCTCGCCGGGAACGTTGCAGTTGGTGCTGGAAGACAAGCGCCCGCAGCGCCTGCGCTCGATCAACAATTGGCAGGAAATCACCGCAACCCTCGACCAACTGCCCGGCCTGAGTGCGGTGTCTCCGGTGGTGTCCGGCCCCGCCTTTGTGCGTCGGGGCGAAGCGCTGGAGTCGGTGGCACTGGTCGGCATTGATGCGGAACGCTATCAGCGGATCATTCCTCTGGACGACTACATGGTGGCCGGCGAGTTGCGCGTGGGCGCGGACGACGTGCTGATTGGGGCGCGTCTGGCTGAGGATCTTGGCGTGGGCCAGGGGCAAAAGCTGCGCTTGGAATCCGGCGAGCAGAACGGCGCGGTGGTGAACATTTCCGGCATTTTTGAACTGGGCGTGCGGGAGCTGGATGAGCGCTACGTGTATATGGATTTGAAGCAGGCACAATCGCTGCTGGACTTACCGGGCGGGGTAACGGTGATTGACCTGACCGTGCCGGATATTTTCACTGCGGATCAGGTTGCCGACCGGGTTCAGCGTCTGATCGGCCTGGATGCGCAGAGCTGGATTGAAACCAATGCCCAGCTGATGAACGCCCTGACCGCCCAGAGCCTGTCCACCAATATGATCATTGTGTTTGTGGCCATTTCCGTGGCCTTTGGTATTGCCAGCGTGCTGTCGGTGAGCGTGGTACAGCGCACCCGGGAGATCGGTATTCTGCGCGCGACCGGTGCGACACGGGCCCAGATTTTACGTGTGTTTCTGATCCAGGGGGCGGTATTGGGCATGCTCGGCTCGGTGATGGGCATCGCGGCGAGCTACGGATTGGTGTGGGTATTCAACACCTTTGGCCCGGGACTGTTTTATATTCCGGTGCCGCCGGGCCTGGTGGCGGCCACGCTGCTGCTGGCCACCCTGACCGGGGTACTGGCCGCCGCCGTGCCGTCACGCCGCGCGGCACGACTGGACCCGGTGGAGGCCATTCGCTATGTCTGA
- a CDS encoding efflux RND transporter periplasmic adaptor subunit, translating to MRRVSTQVVVPLAIVALIVLYFGWQSWRGPEVEGYVIEPVPLVQTVVGTGRVMTASRAQVGSEITAVVKERRVQEGDTVAPGELLLVLSAEDIAAEVRQAEAALEELVTTRRPQAAIDLERAESELAQARRETARRQALAERSQLSAEALEQAQEAERLAQAAVDSARLTVSALAPGNVEERRLEQRLAALRAQLAKTEVRSEVAGTILTRNVDPGDLVQPGRVLFTIALEGGMEIRVPLDERNLSRLALEQKATAIADAYPNQPFPARVKFIAPSIDPQSGTVEVRLAVDPVPAFVRQDMTVSVTIETGRRDSALAVPNDALRSVQGREAELLLVRDGRVQRQAVTLGLRGLAMSEVENGLSEGDRVVADMATELTEGKRVRFVERQAPVSSDRDNAASRNESPMNFD from the coding sequence GTGCGTCGCGTTTCAACCCAAGTTGTGGTTCCTCTGGCCATTGTGGCCTTGATCGTCCTTTATTTTGGCTGGCAAAGCTGGCGGGGGCCGGAGGTCGAAGGCTATGTCATTGAGCCGGTACCGCTGGTACAGACGGTGGTCGGCACCGGCCGGGTGATGACTGCCTCCCGCGCCCAAGTCGGCAGCGAAATTACCGCCGTGGTGAAGGAGCGCCGGGTACAGGAAGGGGATACCGTTGCGCCGGGGGAGCTGCTGCTGGTGCTGAGCGCGGAAGATATTGCCGCCGAGGTGCGTCAGGCTGAGGCGGCCCTGGAGGAGCTGGTGACCACCCGGCGCCCACAGGCGGCCATTGATCTGGAGCGGGCGGAGTCGGAGCTGGCCCAGGCGCGGCGGGAAACCGCGCGACGGCAAGCCCTGGCAGAGCGCTCGCAGCTGTCCGCCGAGGCGCTGGAGCAGGCGCAAGAGGCCGAACGACTGGCCCAGGCCGCCGTGGACTCGGCGCGCTTGACGGTCTCCGCTCTGGCGCCGGGTAATGTGGAGGAGCGCCGACTGGAGCAGCGCCTGGCCGCGCTGCGTGCCCAGCTTGCCAAAACCGAGGTGCGCTCCGAAGTCGCCGGCACGATATTGACCCGCAATGTCGATCCCGGCGATCTGGTGCAGCCTGGCCGCGTGCTCTTTACCATCGCGCTGGAAGGGGGCATGGAAATCCGTGTGCCGCTGGACGAGCGCAATCTGTCCCGCCTGGCCCTGGAGCAGAAGGCCACCGCCATTGCCGACGCCTATCCGAATCAACCCTTTCCCGCGCGCGTGAAATTTATTGCCCCGAGTATCGACCCGCAAAGCGGCACGGTGGAAGTGCGCCTCGCCGTCGACCCGGTGCCGGCGTTTGTCCGCCAGGATATGACCGTGTCGGTCACCATCGAAACCGGGCGACGAGACAGTGCGCTGGCCGTCCCCAACGATGCCCTGAGGTCGGTACAGGGCCGTGAAGCCGAGCTGCTGCTGGTGCGGGATGGCCGGGTGCAGCGCCAGGCGGTGACCCTGGGGCTGCGCGGATTGGCCATGTCCGAAGTGGAGAATGGACTGAGCGAAGGCGACCGGGTGGTGGCGGATATGGCGACGGAACTGACCGAGGGCAAACGCGTGCGTTTCGTTGAGCGGCAAGCGCCGGTGTCGAGCGACCGCGACAATGCCGCCTCCCGCAATGAATCACCGATGAACTTTGACTGA
- the katG gene encoding catalase/peroxidase HPI — protein sequence MSDQNAGAGKCPVMHGGATLASTSNMSWWPEAINLDILHQHDRKTDPMGEDYDYREEVKKLDFEALKKDLHALLTDSQEWWPADWGHYGGLMIRLAWHAAGTYRIADGRGGGGTGNQRFAPLNSWPDNASLDKARRLLWPIKKKYGNQISWADLIILSGNVAYESMGLPTFGFSFGREDIWHPEKDIYWGAEKEWLAPSDERYANVDKPDTMENPLAAVQMGLIYVNPEGVNGKPDPVKTGAQIRETFARMAMNDEETAALTAGGHTVGKCHGNGDAEALGPEPEGADVHEQGMGWYNANLKGKAANAITSGIEGAWTTNPTQFDMGYFKLLFGYEWELKKSPAGANQWEPIDIKEEDKPLDASDPNVRRNPIMTDADMAMKMDPTYRAICEKFMKDPDYFRDTFARAWFKLTHRDLGPKDRYIGPEVPSEDLIWQDPVPAGKKDYNVEAVKAKIADSGLSIGEMVSTAWDSARTFRGSDMRGGANGARIRLAPQKDWAGNEPERLAKVLKVYEKIAADSGVSVADVIVLGGSVGIEQAAKAAGHKVSVPFAPGRGDASDKMTDVDSFEPLEPVADGFRNWLKKDYIVKPEELLLDRAQLLGLTAPEMTVLIGGMRALGTNHGGTKHGVFTDREGQLTNDFFVNLTDMAYRWEPKGKNLYEIVDRKSGDVKWTATRTDLVFGSNSILRAYAEVYAQDDNQEKFVKDFIAAWTKVMNADRFDI from the coding sequence ATGAGTGACCAGAACGCAGGCGCCGGAAAATGCCCGGTGATGCATGGCGGCGCAACGCTCGCCAGCACGTCCAATATGTCCTGGTGGCCCGAAGCCATCAACCTCGACATCCTTCATCAACACGACCGCAAAACCGACCCCATGGGGGAAGATTACGACTACCGTGAGGAAGTCAAAAAGCTCGATTTTGAGGCTTTGAAAAAAGACCTTCACGCCCTGTTGACCGACAGCCAGGAATGGTGGCCGGCGGACTGGGGCCACTACGGCGGCCTGATGATCCGCCTGGCCTGGCACGCCGCCGGTACTTACCGGATTGCCGATGGCCGTGGGGGCGGTGGCACCGGTAATCAGCGCTTCGCGCCGCTGAACTCCTGGCCGGACAACGCCAGCCTGGATAAGGCCCGCCGTCTGCTGTGGCCGATCAAAAAGAAGTATGGCAACCAAATCAGCTGGGCTGACCTGATTATCCTGTCCGGTAATGTGGCCTATGAGTCCATGGGGCTGCCGACGTTCGGCTTCTCCTTTGGTCGGGAAGATATCTGGCACCCGGAGAAAGACATCTACTGGGGTGCAGAGAAAGAGTGGTTGGCGCCCTCCGATGAGCGCTATGCCAACGTCGACAAGCCGGACACCATGGAAAACCCGCTGGCCGCCGTGCAGATGGGCCTGATCTATGTGAATCCGGAAGGTGTGAACGGCAAGCCGGACCCGGTAAAAACCGGTGCGCAGATCCGGGAAACCTTTGCCCGTATGGCAATGAACGATGAGGAAACCGCGGCCTTGACCGCCGGGGGCCACACCGTCGGTAAATGCCACGGCAATGGTGATGCCGAGGCACTCGGCCCCGAGCCCGAAGGTGCGGATGTGCACGAGCAGGGCATGGGCTGGTACAACGCGAACCTGAAAGGCAAAGCGGCCAATGCGATTACTTCGGGTATCGAAGGTGCCTGGACCACCAACCCCACCCAGTTCGATATGGGGTACTTCAAGCTCCTGTTCGGCTACGAGTGGGAACTGAAGAAGAGCCCCGCCGGTGCCAACCAGTGGGAGCCGATCGACATCAAAGAAGAGGACAAGCCGCTGGATGCCAGCGACCCCAATGTCCGTCGTAACCCGATCATGACCGACGCCGATATGGCGATGAAGATGGACCCGACCTATCGCGCCATCTGTGAAAAGTTCATGAAGGACCCGGACTACTTCCGCGATACCTTCGCTCGCGCCTGGTTCAAGCTGACCCACCGCGACCTGGGTCCGAAAGACCGTTACATCGGTCCGGAAGTTCCGTCTGAAGACCTGATCTGGCAGGACCCGGTCCCGGCCGGCAAGAAAGACTACAACGTGGAGGCGGTCAAAGCCAAAATCGCGGACAGTGGTCTGAGCATCGGTGAGATGGTCAGCACCGCCTGGGACAGTGCTCGCACCTTCCGTGGCTCCGATATGCGTGGCGGTGCCAATGGCGCGCGCATTCGTCTGGCGCCACAGAAAGACTGGGCCGGTAACGAGCCGGAGCGTCTGGCCAAGGTACTGAAGGTGTACGAGAAGATCGCAGCGGACTCCGGTGTGAGCGTCGCCGATGTGATCGTGCTGGGCGGTAGCGTCGGTATCGAGCAGGCCGCGAAAGCCGCCGGTCACAAGGTGAGCGTGCCCTTTGCACCGGGACGTGGCGATGCCTCTGACAAGATGACCGATGTGGACTCCTTTGAGCCGCTGGAGCCGGTCGCCGATGGCTTCCGTAACTGGCTCAAAAAGGATTACATCGTCAAGCCGGAGGAGTTGTTGTTGGATCGCGCCCAGTTGTTGGGCCTGACCGCGCCGGAAATGACCGTACTGATCGGTGGTATGCGCGCTCTGGGTACCAATCACGGCGGTACCAAGCACGGTGTGTTTACCGATCGCGAAGGTCAGCTGACCAACGACTTCTTCGTCAACCTGACCGATATGGCCTATCGCTGGGAGCCCAAGGGCAAGAATCTTTACGAGATTGTTGACCGTAAGTCCGGTGATGTGAAATGGACCGCAACGCGCACCGATCTGGTGTTCGGCTCCAACTCCATCCTCCGGGCCTATGCCGAGGTCTACGCCCAGGATGATAACCAGGAGAAGTTCGTCAAGGACTTCATCGCCGCCTGGACCAAGGTGATGAACGCCGACCGCTTCGATATTTAA
- a CDS encoding serine hydrolase domain-containing protein yields the protein MSSLMSKALLILLMFATSAALGNDKDWRSELARDAERLPRLHSLLVLHQGEEVVALDIRGPGLDTPVNIKSLSKTVLAALVGVGIERGVLEGVDQSIVEALGDQVPEAATEGVERITLGNLLSLQAGLQRTSGRNYGAWVNSDNWVHHVLTRRFVDKPGGRMLYSSGSTHLLSAALTESAGRSTLALAREWLGEPLCIAFPAWDRDPQGIYFGGNNMLMSVRELAAIGELYRNGGRVGEQRLFSEGWVDTSWTGRGESAYTDDPYGYGWFLRPLGGEPGYYGRGYGGQLLYVVPSLELTVVMTSDPTPPSPGSRYLRQQLRLLEQHVIPALRP from the coding sequence ATGAGTTCCCTGATGTCCAAAGCGCTGCTTATTTTACTGATGTTTGCTACCAGTGCGGCCCTCGGTAACGATAAGGACTGGCGTTCTGAACTGGCGCGCGATGCGGAGCGCCTGCCCAGGTTGCACTCGCTGTTGGTGTTGCATCAGGGCGAAGAGGTGGTCGCGCTGGATATCCGGGGGCCGGGGCTGGATACGCCGGTCAATATCAAATCCCTGTCAAAAACGGTGCTCGCGGCTCTGGTGGGTGTCGGGATTGAGCGTGGGGTTCTGGAGGGGGTGGATCAGTCCATTGTGGAGGCGCTGGGCGATCAGGTGCCGGAGGCGGCCACCGAAGGGGTGGAGCGCATTACGCTGGGCAATCTGCTGTCTCTACAGGCGGGGCTGCAGCGCACCTCCGGGCGCAATTACGGGGCATGGGTCAACAGCGACAATTGGGTGCACCATGTGCTCACCCGGCGGTTTGTGGATAAGCCGGGCGGTCGGATGCTTTACTCCTCCGGTAGTACGCATTTGCTCTCCGCCGCGCTGACCGAAAGCGCAGGGCGCAGCACGCTGGCCTTGGCCCGCGAATGGCTTGGGGAGCCGCTGTGTATCGCCTTTCCCGCGTGGGATCGGGACCCCCAGGGCATTTATTTTGGCGGTAACAATATGCTGATGTCGGTGCGGGAGCTGGCCGCCATCGGGGAGCTGTACCGCAATGGCGGCCGGGTAGGGGAGCAGCGGCTGTTTTCCGAGGGCTGGGTGGACACCTCCTGGACCGGGCGGGGCGAGTCCGCCTATACCGATGATCCCTACGGCTACGGCTGGTTTCTGCGCCCGCTGGGCGGTGAACCCGGCTACTATGGGCGCGGATATGGTGGGCAGTTGCTGTATGTCGTCCCCTCCCTTGAGTTGACTGTGGTGATGACCTCGGACCCGACTCCGCCGTCCCCCGGTTCCCGCTATCTGCGCCAGCAGTTACGACTGTTGGAGCAACACGTGATTCCTGCGCTGCGCCCGTGA
- a CDS encoding Rho-binding antiterminator, with protein MFSNTPAKGREPITCDQHDYLEIACTYRIPISIETMDGEELVFTPKDTKITRDKVEWLLGLRYPGRTDIKVRTDSIASIKALKPNPHFDTVVFKPR; from the coding sequence ATGTTCAGTAACACGCCGGCCAAGGGCAGAGAACCTATCACTTGCGATCAGCACGACTACCTGGAAATTGCCTGCACCTATCGCATACCAATATCCATCGAAACCATGGATGGTGAAGAACTGGTTTTTACCCCCAAGGATACGAAGATTACCCGCGATAAAGTCGAATGGCTGCTCGGACTGCGATACCCCGGCCGAACCGACATCAAAGTACGCACGGATAGTATTGCCTCAATCAAGGCACTCAAACCCAACCCCCATTTTGATACGGTTGTTTTTAAACCGCGGTGA
- a CDS encoding DUF6326 family protein yields the protein MLGKYEVRDVLSTLWIFVTVNYIFCDIFTLHYAPALKMFIEGKAGDIVISQQFLLIFAFILEMAMLMIVLARYLPYRINRYLNIAIGAFMSFQQSATLMLGDNSMHYIFFSVIEIVTTLSIVWLALKWKGDKESLSS from the coding sequence ATGTTAGGGAAATATGAGGTTCGAGATGTTCTATCCACACTGTGGATCTTCGTGACAGTTAATTATATCTTTTGCGATATCTTTACCTTACATTACGCGCCCGCTCTAAAAATGTTTATCGAAGGAAAAGCGGGAGATATAGTCATATCTCAACAGTTCCTTCTGATCTTCGCTTTTATACTTGAGATGGCGATGTTGATGATAGTACTGGCAAGGTACCTGCCGTATCGAATCAACCGATATCTTAATATCGCGATTGGCGCCTTCATGTCTTTTCAGCAATCGGCTACGCTCATGCTGGGCGACAATAGTATGCATTATATTTTCTTCAGCGTAATCGAAATTGTAACTACTCTTTCGATTGTATGGCTGGCGCTCAAGTGGAAAGGAGACAAGGAATCTCTTTCATCCTAA